A section of the Agrobacterium tumefaciens genome encodes:
- a CDS encoding methyl-accepting chemotaxis protein, translating to MSLKNLPINLKLIATFCALMGVCLLASAVVYWQTLGSERVAIKNNRTNTIMHAVDGATAAMLEQAVNQRGFLLFRSDSTYNDVFAQRDIMLKKLNEARALAVGEPEILKSIDDMEKSATVFFKELAEPQLAARKTTEAPISEIIEIGRNQAKGQLDGFRAAAAKIKEQLNTLSTGYAVEQQAAARNLEYALLGGGAVAGLLAVILIWALSRSIVTPIVGMTAAMSRLADGDLTTEVPATDRGDEVGKMAKAVMVFKEAGLEKARLAGETDRMRSATEAERRRNEEEKARDEAASAFASAELGKGLAALADGDLSYRIETPFAPAIDPVRVNFNSAVEKLQQALRTVGENAAAINAGAAEMLSAADDLSRRTEQQAASIEETAAALEEVTTTVRDSARGAEDAGNLVQRARAGAEKSGVVVRKAVAAMREIEKSSGEIGNIIGVIDDIAFQTNLLALNAGVEAARAGDAGKGFAVVAQEVRELAQRSANAAKEIKTLIGASSQQVENGVNLVDETGKALELIVSEVEEINAHVSAIVVAAREQATGLQEINTAVNTMDQGTQQNAAMVEQQTAASHSLAREAQALNSLLGQFNMGGARMAVASAGNGAGGYSAPRQTSAKPAFQPASAAPVRKAPVKSASATARPVASPARALGQSLARAFGGGSEAPAAKEQDWTEF from the coding sequence CGATGCTAGAGCAGGCCGTGAACCAGCGCGGCTTCCTGCTCTTTCGCAGCGACAGCACCTACAATGATGTCTTCGCCCAGCGCGACATTATGCTGAAGAAGCTCAATGAAGCGCGCGCCCTGGCCGTCGGCGAGCCCGAAATTCTGAAATCCATCGACGATATGGAGAAATCAGCAACCGTCTTCTTCAAGGAACTGGCGGAACCCCAGCTCGCTGCCCGCAAGACCACTGAAGCACCGATTTCCGAGATCATCGAAATCGGCCGCAACCAGGCGAAAGGCCAGCTTGACGGCTTCCGCGCGGCCGCTGCCAAAATCAAGGAACAGCTGAACACCCTCTCCACCGGTTATGCGGTCGAGCAGCAGGCTGCTGCGCGCAATCTGGAATATGCGCTTCTGGGCGGCGGCGCCGTTGCCGGCCTTCTTGCTGTGATCCTGATCTGGGCGCTGTCGCGTTCCATCGTGACGCCGATCGTCGGCATGACGGCGGCCATGAGCCGGCTCGCCGATGGCGATCTCACCACGGAAGTTCCCGCAACGGATCGCGGAGACGAAGTCGGCAAGATGGCAAAGGCCGTGATGGTCTTCAAGGAAGCCGGACTTGAGAAAGCCCGCCTTGCCGGCGAGACGGATCGCATGCGCTCCGCAACCGAGGCGGAACGCCGCCGCAACGAGGAAGAAAAGGCGCGCGACGAGGCTGCCAGCGCGTTTGCCAGCGCCGAGCTCGGCAAGGGTCTCGCCGCACTGGCGGATGGCGATCTTTCCTATCGCATCGAAACACCATTTGCGCCTGCGATCGATCCGGTGCGCGTAAACTTCAACAGCGCGGTTGAAAAGTTGCAACAGGCATTGCGTACGGTCGGTGAAAACGCCGCCGCCATCAATGCCGGCGCCGCCGAAATGCTCTCCGCCGCCGACGATTTGTCGCGCCGCACCGAACAGCAGGCGGCCTCCATCGAAGAGACCGCCGCGGCGCTCGAAGAAGTTACCACCACCGTTCGTGATAGCGCCCGCGGTGCGGAAGATGCCGGCAATCTGGTCCAGCGCGCCCGTGCAGGCGCTGAAAAGTCGGGTGTTGTCGTTCGCAAGGCCGTCGCCGCGATGCGCGAAATCGAAAAATCGTCTGGCGAAATCGGCAATATCATCGGCGTTATCGATGACATCGCCTTCCAGACCAATCTGCTCGCGCTGAACGCTGGTGTGGAAGCGGCCCGCGCCGGTGATGCCGGCAAGGGTTTTGCGGTGGTTGCGCAGGAAGTTCGCGAACTGGCGCAGCGCTCGGCCAATGCCGCCAAGGAAATCAAGACACTGATCGGCGCCTCCAGCCAGCAGGTGGAAAACGGCGTCAATCTCGTTGACGAAACCGGCAAGGCTCTCGAGCTCATCGTGTCGGAAGTCGAAGAGATCAACGCCCATGTGAGCGCAATCGTCGTTGCCGCCCGCGAACAGGCGACGGGCCTTCAGGAGATCAATACGGCCGTCAATACAATGGATCAGGGCACGCAGCAGAATGCGGCCATGGTGGAACAGCAGACCGCTGCCAGCCATTCGCTGGCCCGCGAAGCGCAGGCGCTGAACAGCCTGCTTGGCCAGTTCAACATGGGCGGCGCCCGGATGGCCGTTGCAAGTGCCGGTAACGGTGCCGGCGGATATTCCGCTCCGCGCCAGACTTCGGCCAAGCCTGCCTTCCAGCCTGCGTCTGCCGCGCCGGTCCGCAAGGCTCCAGTCAAGTCCGCCTCCGCAACCGCAAGGCCCGTCGCATCACCCGCCCGCGCACTCGGCCAAAGCCTCGCCCGCGCCTTCGGCGGCGGCTCAGAAGCGCCGGCTGCCAAGGAGCAGGACTGGACGGAGTTTTGA